tacactttttgttttaggatgctcatattaaaaagtttcaaataattagCTTGGCATATGTACTAGCTGTCACTTTGAGCTAaaaggcttcagactgctttaAACCCTCTGTGTCAGAGCACATATTCCTAATGTAGTCATATTAGGCTTCTTCAGGATTCCTTGAATGCCATTTCTTTCTTATGATGTCTCGGTCTCAGGCACACAATATCTGGCTGCGTACCAAAGCTCTACCCACCAGCTACTTTtagtttgtgaggggcagccaatcagaagaaagctggcttaaactTATTTCACTGGATGAACTAAGGAGCAGCACCAACAACCTGTTTAAGATAAAtacgtttgtttttttttaacctgagaaTAACACAAACAGACTATAGTAGAGTCCAAAGttcataataggtccccttcaaaatgtaaaattttttaCAAGACCAGGACTTTAACAGGTGCTGTGAATCTGCAGAGTGCTGCCTTAAGCTCAGTGCTAGAAAGGAAAACTCTTCTACATACTGGGACTAAAGTAGCCATTTAAAATCAAAGCCCACAAAGACTTAGATGATGCATTCATAAATAATCTATCTACGGTCTAACTTCATATTTATGTGCCTTCATCTTCACATTTAGGAATTTTTTCTCTTGCAGTAAGCCCTCATCTTTACACATCTAACAAAATAATGGAATAAAACACCCACAGCCTGTGTTAGAAATAAAAGATTTGTTCTAAAGCCAAGATTTTTATTCCCCTTGTGCCATAATGAAAATCATTTTGTGacaaatgctgcatttccagCTTTAGCTCTCTGCACCAGGTTAGTGTCACTTGCTGTGTGAGACAGCACACCTGCTAGCTGCCAGCTTTAGAAAAGCATCCTTTTCCCACCTACCCATCCAGCTGCGTATCTGCTCAAATATCACAAATGAGAGATGGTGGATGAAGCAGCAAGGATGGGTGCAGATTCTTTTGCACAAACTGATCATTACAGCCATACAAGTCCATTCATATCCATGGGCAGAAGAAGCTTGAAGTTGGGGCCTCCTGTTCTCATTCCATGGAGAGCTGCACACTGTCTGATTGgccctgttgttgctgctgctgctgctgttgctgttgttcaAACTTCCTGGCTAGAAGGTGAGACAGGAGACAGCCGGAGGGTTTGTTTAAGcgacttaacactgacctatgaataattcatgcataaaaaaagatacctaactcaagggacgAACCAGTGTTCTGCCAATGCATAAGAGACAACTTAgtaaagaaccagttttaaatggCATCTTTAGGTATCTTTGTTACTAgtagcctgtcacaaaaaaaaagaaaaaaagctgatcCATTTACTATCTACCAAACATTCACTTTCAAGTTCGTTAGtcttgtacaaactctgttttttgtttgtctgttttgctttatatactgtatttccactcatgtttgcacgtttcaacaTCCTGTCgcacttatttcccattttcctagcaaaaataaaaggaaatgaggagtggctcatGACTTTTGCTCAGTACTGTAAATCCAGAGCAGCCCACATGCGGGCTTTGCTTTCTCTCCGGAGCTAATCTCGTTTCATCCTCACCCAGAGAGTACATCTCCAGCTGCTGCCTCAGGCGGACCTTCTGCAGGCTGTCGTAGAAGTTGGGCTCCGGGCTGGTACCCGCAGTAGGAGGCAGAGCGAAGATGCGCATGATCTTCCTCTTATTTCTGAAGCGTACATAAACAAACAGCGTCAGTTTGTGCCCATTTTCCGCATACGATTAAGAGAACATGAGCACTAAGCATACAGTAACACGCTACGTTTGAAGGATTTGACACTAAactaattattttctttaattatttgCGTGTGACTTGAGCCACACAGCGGTGTGTTCTAATCTCGGTAACAGAGTGAGGAGTAGATACACAGTGTCCTTACTTTCTGGCGTACATGAGCAGGCCGAAGCTGACCAGGATCACCAGCAGGTAGACATTAGTGGCCTCGTTCCACGCTTCGTGCACCGAGTAGTCTATAGAGTCGGGCTCGTTCCCTAAAACCCCGGGAGCACCCATGAAAATTGCGTAAACTACCACCAAACTATGCGTATAAACATCTAATTACAAACCAAAGTCCCATAAATTAGCTTCGTTAACGGACACTTCCTTGCTAGTCAACGGTATAGTGTAAACACTATTACGTCACATCCGCTCTGTTcttctttgttgtgatttttttccccgcTCCTGCGCATACTGCTGCCCCCTACAGTCCCAAATCTCAACCAACTCAactgcttgttgttgttgtttgttttttctgttatttgttcttgtgtgttttaattGAATACCTCAGTTTTAAAAACCGTAGGTCAATTATCCTCATTATACTTAAAGTATAATGAATTGACAATGCTCAAAGACTCAGCTCCATACTCagcatatccatccatccattctcttccgcttatcatTTTCAGGGTTGCGGCG
The sequence above is a segment of the Archocentrus centrarchus isolate MPI-CPG fArcCen1 chromosome 10, fArcCen1, whole genome shotgun sequence genome. Coding sequences within it:
- the smim19 gene encoding small integral membrane protein 19 yields the protein MGAPGVLGNEPDSIDYSVHEAWNEATNVYLLVILVSFGLLMYARKNKRKIMRIFALPPTAGTSPEPNFYDSLQKVRLRQQLEMYSLARKFEQQQQQQQQQQQGQSDSVQLSME